From Deltaproteobacteria bacterium, the proteins below share one genomic window:
- a CDS encoding outer membrane lipoprotein carrier protein LolA, with protein sequence MQKSKCKNQNAKWGIIGVLCCALLTSGSSAGAASLDEQVDTVQRTYQSLGDLQAAFTQATYVKALGKNVNNSGLLSLKKPGKLRIDYHGNPAKQYISNGKTLWITTPGDPQVMMQKLGKAGIPREALAFLTGFAQLRELFTVTAGDAGKRGAIHLTLTPKRGGGFRRLDAAFNERGLLTALTVHNNGGGTASYRFSNIRTNVGIDDGLFHFSPPAGSQVIRP encoded by the coding sequence ATGCAAAAATCAAAATGCAAAAATCAAAATGCAAAATGGGGGATCATCGGGGTCCTTTGCTGTGCCCTGCTGACATCTGGGTCAAGTGCTGGCGCCGCGTCGCTTGATGAGCAAGTCGACACGGTCCAGCGGACGTATCAGTCGCTCGGAGATTTGCAGGCTGCGTTCACGCAGGCCACATATGTCAAGGCGTTGGGCAAGAACGTCAATAACAGCGGACTCCTCTCGCTGAAAAAACCGGGGAAATTGCGGATCGATTATCACGGCAATCCGGCGAAGCAGTACATCAGCAACGGCAAGACGCTCTGGATCACGACGCCCGGCGACCCCCAAGTCATGATGCAAAAACTCGGCAAGGCCGGCATCCCGCGCGAGGCGCTCGCGTTCCTCACCGGCTTCGCGCAACTCCGCGAACTCTTCACCGTCACTGCCGGTGACGCCGGCAAACGCGGCGCGATCCATCTGACCCTCACGCCGAAACGAGGCGGCGGTTTCCGCCGCCTCGATGCGGCATTCAACGAACGCGGTCTGCTCACTGCACTCACGGTCCACAACAACGGCGGCGGCACCGCCAGCTACCGTTTTTCCAACATCCGCACCAACGTCGGCATCGACGACGGCCTGTTCCACTTCTCCCCCCCGGCTGGGAGCCAGGTCATCCGGCCGTAG
- a CDS encoding diacylglycerol kinase family lipid kinase, with protein MAPAPKTFVVVNPRSGGSRGRHLWPRLADQLHRTLGPFDFEFTNAGGAGTILATQAIAQGYRRLIAVGGDGTVNEVLNGVMTEDGQILHPDVTLAAIPTGSGTDYWRSLGLPEEPFAALKYLNRARLRHYDIGRVALHTHDGHALVRYFCNVADVGLGGDVVDRAKKLPSWGQGTINYCVGAIGAFWQWGAPDITLAIDDEPETRQPITTVIVAIGQYCGGGMHVAPRAKLDDGRFDLVVVGALSRWCLLELLPKLYTGKLDRQEQIGVRTAHTLTLHSSHPVRITLDGEIAGQLPAQFQLLPRVLPILA; from the coding sequence ATGGCGCCTGCACCGAAGACGTTCGTCGTGGTCAATCCCCGTTCCGGGGGGAGTCGCGGTCGCCATCTGTGGCCACGGCTGGCCGATCAACTGCACCGCACGTTGGGTCCGTTCGACTTCGAATTTACCAATGCCGGTGGCGCGGGGACGATCCTGGCGACGCAAGCGATTGCGCAAGGCTATCGCCGTCTGATTGCGGTGGGCGGGGATGGCACGGTCAACGAGGTTTTGAACGGCGTGATGACGGAGGACGGCCAGATCCTGCATCCGGACGTGACGCTCGCCGCGATTCCGACCGGTTCCGGAACCGACTATTGGCGCAGCCTTGGCCTTCCGGAAGAACCATTTGCTGCACTAAAGTACTTAAACCGAGCGCGGTTGCGGCACTACGACATCGGTCGCGTTGCGCTGCACACGCACGACGGCCACGCGCTGGTCCGCTATTTTTGCAACGTCGCCGATGTCGGACTGGGCGGGGATGTGGTCGATCGCGCGAAGAAGCTCCCGAGTTGGGGCCAGGGGACGATTAACTATTGTGTTGGTGCGATCGGGGCCTTTTGGCAATGGGGCGCGCCGGATATTACGTTAGCGATCGACGACGAACCGGAGACGCGGCAGCCGATCACCACGGTGATCGTGGCGATAGGGCAATACTGCGGCGGTGGGATGCACGTCGCGCCGCGCGCGAAATTGGACGATGGGCGCTTCGACTTGGTCGTCGTGGGGGCGCTCTCTCGCTGGTGCTTACTCGAGCTGTTGCCGAAATTGTACACCGGGAAATTGGATCGTCAGGAACAGATCGGGGTGCGAACCGCGCATACGCTCACGCTGCACAGTTCGCACCCCGTTCGCATTACACTCGACGGCGAAATCGCCGGCCAACTCCCCGCGCAGTTCCAACTGCTGCCGCGCGTGCTGCCCATCCTGGCCTAG